A region of the Streptomyces durocortorensis genome:
GCATCGAAGTCGATGTCTCCGCCGACGTGGCAGCACAGACCGCGGCTCGCAGGGACGTCGAGGACCTTCTTCTCGCTGTCGACGTCGAGCGTGCCGTCGGTTCTGAGGACGAAGCGGGAGAGCCGGTTGACGCCGTCGAAGGGGGCGAAGTCCGCCGCGGACCCGTTCGCGGGCGCGTCACCCGCGGGAGTGGTCAGCTTCGGCGCGTAGTAGAGGTAGACGAAGCGGTTGGTGGTGAACCCGGGGTCCACGCCCACGCCTTGGAGTCCCTCCTCGTCGTGCGAGTAGACGTCCAATCTTCCCGCCGCCTTTGTGGTGCCCGCGGCGTCGGTGAGGCGGAGGGTGCCGTCCCGCGAGGTGTGCAGGACGGACCGGTCGGGCAGCACGGCGAGCGTCATGGGCTCGCCGGTCTCGGCCACCCCCTTGGCGAGGGTGACCTGCTGGAACTCGTCGGCAGCAACGCTTGCCACGGGTTCGGGCGCCGCTGCGGCGGGTTTCTGTTGGGCGGTGAGCGCACCCGCTGCGGCGAGCAAGGCGCAGGCCAGCGCCGCGACGGGTCGGGAGAGTCTCCTGTGCACGTGCGTCCTCCGTGTGGTGACGGGGTGAGGTTGGAGCACAGGCGCGCGCCGTCGCGCCGCGGACATGGGTGCCCCCGGGGGAGGAGGAAGGAGCACCCGGCCCTTTGCCGTTCGGTACAGGGCAGGAAGGTAATGGCTTTTCCACGGACCAGAAAGCCCTTTGACGTACCTGGTCTCATCTTTCTCTACTGGGGGGACAAAGTTGCTGGTCGGGCTTCCGGTCGAGCTCCGCAGGTGGTAACGGAGCCGTGGCTCCGGTACCACCGCCGACCGTGGAGCCGCCCCGGTGCCGTCCGGTGGAATACCAACCTGACCTGCGGTGAAGGGAATTGGTCCAGACGGACACCTTGACGGACCTCCAGCACGCTCCTTAAATCGTTATCGCCAACTGTTGAACACTGCTTCCCCCGAGGATCCCCGGATCGCTTCATTTCGTGTTCGCACGTGACGGTTGGCGCTCCGACCTGTCATGCACGCGTCACCCGGCAAGTCCCCCGCTCTCCCCCACACCCCCACACCCCCACGAAAGCGATGTGATGCCCCGTGCGCACGCCTTGGCGCCACAGGTCCCTCACCTGGCTGGCAGCGGCCGCCGTTCTCGGTCTCGCCTCCCTCAGCCCGACCACCGTGCTGGCCGCCCCCGCCCCGACCCCGGTATCCGACGATGCCGCCCCCCTTGCGGTGACCTTCAACGAGGACTTCGACGGTCCGGCCGGTTCTGGCGTCAACAGCTCAAGGTGGCAGCTGGAGACCGGCGACAACGTCAACAACCACGAGCGGCAGTACTACACCTCGGGCACGAACAACGCCGCGCTCGACGGTCAGGGCAATCTCGTCATCACGGCGAAGAGGGAGAATCCGGCCAACTACAACTGCTGGTACGGCCGGTGCGAGTACACCTCAGCCCGGCTCAACACGGCCGGGAAGTTCACCGCCCAGTACGGGCGCGTCGAGGCCCGCATGAAGCTCCCGCGCGGCCAGGGCATCTGGCCCGCCTTCTGGATGCTCGGCAACGACATGGGCGACATCGGCTGGCCCGACGCGGGCGAGATCGACATCATGGAGAACGTCGGCTTCGAGCCGGGCACCGTACACGGCACCCTCCACGGACCGGGCTACTCCGGCTCCGGCGGCATCGGCGCGAGCTACACCCTGCCGGGTGGCGCGGCCTTCGCGGACGACTTCCACACCTTCGCCATCGACTGGAGCCCCAACTCCATCAGGTGGTCGGTGGACGGGAATGTCTACCAGACCCGCACCCCCGCCGACCTCGGCGGCCGGCAGTGGGTCTTCAACAAGCCCTTCTTCATGATCCTGAACCTCGCGGTCGGCGGCTACTGGCCCGGCGACCCCGACAGTTCCACCCGGTTCCCGCAGCAGCTCGTCGTGGATTACGTGCGAGTGAGCACCGACGACGGCACTGGCCCGCCGACCGGTACCAGGACCATCCGGGGCCTCGGCGGGAAGTGCCTCGACGTGGCGGGAGCCAGCTCCGCCAACGGCACCGCCGTGCAGCTCTATGACTGCAACGGCACCGCAGCCCAGCAGTGGGACGTACGCTCCGACGGCACCATCCGGGCCCTCGGCAAGTGCCTCGACGTGACCGGCAACAGCACCGCGAACGGGGCGCGGCTCCAACTCTGGGACTGCAGCGCCGGCCCGAACCAGCGATGGACCGTCACCGGCGCCCGCGACATCGTCAACCCACAGGCAGACAAGTGCATGGACGCCACCGGCAACTCCTCGGCCAACGGCACCCGTGCCCAGCTGTGGACCTGCACCGGGGCCGCCAACCAGAAGTGGACAGTCGCCTGAACAGCCACCGTGACCACGGTGAACGGCCTCCGCACGGGCTGACCATGGGACGCACCGCATACGCGCCCGGGACTGCGAACACGGTCCCGGGTGCGTCGTACATGAACGTGCGCCGGCCACACCCATCGGCTTGTGACCTGCGCCGGCGCGGCATCGCCTCGCCCCTCCCGCCGTCTCCATCGCTCCGATCGACTGTTGGGAGCCCTGTACCAACCGAACGTGATCCGTTGATTTCTGCTGGTCAGGCATGGTGTGGCTCGGAATGAGAGTGACCTCCGGCGTCCTGTTTCCGCTCCGCGAGCGAGGGGTGCGCGATGGCGTCGGCGCTGGGAATGCTGGAGGAGGGGGGAGACAGCGGTCCGTGTGCGGGTGGTAGGGCGACGGGAGGAAGTCACCCGGTTGGCTGAGGTGTCGGAGGCCGCCGAGATCGAGCTGGACTGGCGGGTGACCGCGCGGGAGGAACTGGTCGAGGCCCTGGCAGCCTGGGCTGCCGAGACCACCGCCGGGACCGAGGTCGAGGAGAAAGCGGTGCTGTCGCTCGCGCCCGTGCCGGGATCGACGGTGCCGCCCTGGCGGGAAGGGCTGCCGGTGACGGTTTCGGCACCGGACTATCAGCGCATTCTGGGCGTGCTGGAACGGCAGCGATCCACGGGTCACGGACCCCTTCGGGCCAAGGGGTCGCGGTGGAGCCGGGCCTTGACGCGACGTCGCCGGAGGTCGAGGGGCTGCGGTCGAAAGCCTGGCGTCTGGCGGAGCGCGGGGGGCTCCTCCTGGAGACGTCGGGGGCGTTCGGTGCCGTCCGGCGGGCCGTGGCCGCCCGAGACGCCGGTTCATCCGCGTGACCATCGACCACCGGATCATCGCCTCGCTGATGGCGGGCAGGGTCTCGTAGGCCCGGGCCAGACGGCGGGAGTTCGTCAACCACGCGAACGTGTGCTCTGCCACCCACCGCCTCGGCGGCACCACGAACCCTGCCATGTCGTCGGTGCGCTTGACGATCTCCAAGGTCGGGGCGAGTTTGTCCCGGCACCAGCCGAGGAGGGAGCCGGTGCATCCGCTGTCGGCCCACACGAGGGTGATGGCGCGGTGCAGATGGCGAAGCCGCATCAGCAGGCCCGCCGCGGCGTCCCGGTCACCGATGTTCGCAGCCGTGACCGGGACGGCCAGGAGCAGGCACACTTGGCCGGCGATCCGGTGGAGGCCGGAGTGGAGCTGGGCGAGGCCGCGGACTCCGAGCTCGCGCAGCAGGGCGTCGGCTGTGAGCACCTGGACGTCGATGCCGGTGTGGTCTCCAGGGACGACCTGGATCTCTCCCAGCTGAAGACTCCCGCAAGGTCAAGCACTCGTTCATCGACGCCCCGGATGGATGGACCTTCCCGAGGACGAGATGTGCTCGAACGAGCAGGGCAGATCAGTGCCGACACATTCCGACCACCAAGGTGCCCGGTGGCCGAGGTCCTGCGCGTCTCCGTTCCTGCGTCCTACTCCGGTGAAGGATCGGGGTAGGTACCGAAGGTCCACAGGTTGCCCTCAGGGTCCCGCACCGTGCACACGTACGCCGCCGCACCCGACCCGAACCGGGTCTCATGCGGCGCTTCGAGGACCTCGCCGCCGACGCCGACCACTCGCCGGTACACCGCGTCCACGTCATCGCTCACCACGTAGACCGCGCTGGTTCCCGCCCGCATCCGCCCGTGCACGCTGTCCGTGTGCCGGGTTGAGCCGAACACCAGCGCACCACCGCCAGTCCAGCGCAGCTCCGCGTGCCCGATTCCGCCGTACTCGTCCGGCACGGCGACCACCTGCTCGAACCCCAGCACATCGACCAGAAAGCGCAGCGCCGCCTTCGTGTCGTCGTAGTGCAGGACCGGCCATACAGAGGACATGGGGGCATCGGGCGACATGCTGCTCATCGTAGACGTCTGGCTAGCCGCTGTTTCAGTTGAGGCTGTTGGGTGGCTGAGCGGGGTTGCTCGGTGCGGTTTCGGTCGGTGGGGACTGCTGCACGGATAGGTGGCACCTGACCTGGCTTGCTGAGAGGCGGCCTGGAAGGACGTCGCAGTACCCAAGCCGTATCCGAAGGAGTTCCGCGAGGACGTCCGTGCGGGTCGCGCGTAACCGTGAGCCCCGCGTCGCACTGGAACCAATGCCCCCCAGTCGAGTACGAGACCATCATGACCCCGCCCGCAGCCCTGGCTGCATAAACCCCACTGTCACCCGATCATGCGGCAGTCCCGTCTGGCGCGCCCCCAGAAGTGACACCACCACTGGCGGTGCGCATCGTGTGGGTGCTGGTCGCAATTCCGGCGTGCGTTGTCCTTGGCGTACTCGTGCTGGTCGTGGGCGGCAGTCTGAGGTCTGGCTGTTGGTCGGGCCGCTGCGGGAGCAGCGGCCCGACCGGTTAATCGGTTGCGGACCTTCGGTAGGGCATGTCTGATCCCGGCTATGACGATTGTGCTGGGTACGCCGACTGTCGACGGGGTGCGCGAGGCCATGGCTGCGCTGCGGGAGTGGCAGTACGACGAAGCGCCGATGCAGATGCATGCCGGGGACATCGGCTGGAACTACCGGTTCGGAGCGGCCGAGACGGCCGCGGTGGTCCGGACCTGGAGTCGGGGCGGGCGGATTCTCGCGGTCGGGATGCTCGACTCGCCGACGCTGGTGCGGATGACGGTCGCTCCGGACGCATACCAGGACGAGGACTTGGCGCGGCGGCTTGTCGAGGACTTCTCGCTGCCTGAGCGCGGCGTGCTGCCGGAAGGAGCGGTGTCCGTCGAAGCTCCGCTGGGACTGCTGGTCCACGATTTGCTGAGCAAGGAGGGCTGGGGCGTCGACGAGCCGTGGACGCCGCTCTACCGCGGCCTCACCCAGCCGGTGGAGGACCCCGGCGTGCGGATCAAGCCGATCGGCCCGGAGCAGGCGCAGGACCTCGCTGACGTCCTGCGGTCGGCGTTCAACACCTCGCGGCCCACGCGCGAGTACTGGCACGCGATGTCAGCGGGACCGTTCTACGCAGACGCCCGCTGCCTGGGCGCCTATGACGACCAGGGAAGCGTGGCGGCGGTGGTGACGGTGTGGTCGGCCGGCCCGGGGAAGCCGGGGCTGGTCGAGCCGATGGGCGTCCACGAGGACCTCCGCGGTCGCGGCTACGGCCGGGCGATCACCTTGGCCGGGGCGGCCGCGCTGCAGGAGATGGGCTCGTCGAGCGTACGTGTATGCACGCCGAGTTCCAATGTCGGCGGCGTCGCCACGTACAAGGCAGCCGGGTTCGAAGTATGGCCGGAGGTGCGGGACCGGATCCGGACGGCCTGACGCCGGGGCTGCTCGCTTGGGCGGCAGTCTGGGGCATGGACGTCCGGCAGGTGCGGGTTTCCAGTTTCTCATCCGCCCTCTCGGATTGCGGTTGTACACCCCGGCGCATGGCGGACCCCGAGGTGCCTGAGCGGATCACCACGCGCCGCGCAGAGCTGGATGAACTCGAAGGGCAGTCGGCCAAACAGCTGTCCGAGGTGCGGGCCGAACGGGAAGAGCCGGCCGTGGCAGTGCGGGCGTGGCGGTGCGGGTGTTGAAGTGCGGGCGTGGCAGCGGATGAGCGAGCAGCTCGCTGACGAGCGGGAACGGCCGGGGCGGTGCGGCCGGCCCTGGACCGGGTGTCAGGGGTGGCCGAGGCCGCGCTGCCCGCGGACTACCAACGCGTCCTGGTCGCCGTACGGCAGGCCGGCGGGCCGGTCGCCCCTCGGGCCGTCGGTGAGGCGTTGGGTCAGGACACGGAGGTGCGGGACAAGCTGGAGCCGCTGCGCGGGACGTTGGCCAAGCTGGCCGATCGCGACTCAATGCACCAACGAGGTGAAGGCGAGTACACCTTGCGCCCGTAGGCTCGCTGATACGCACCCGCCGCCGCACCGGAGACGCGAACCGGAAAAGCTACTCCGGTAAAAGCACATGCCCAGGGACTACTCGGATCGCACTCACCGACGATCGTGGCCGACTGCTCTGGCTCTCCGCAGCCCGGCCGGGGCGCAGCTCGGAGATCACCGCCTGTCGGCACGACGACCTCACCGCCCATCTTCGCGCGACCGGCCTCGGCGCCATCGTCGACCTGGGCTTCATCGGCCTCGACCACAACGACGCCCCGGACGCGGACCGGCCGTGATCACCGGCCACGAGGCCGCCCGCAACCGGCCCCTGACCACCGGCCAGAAGCTGTCGAGCACCGTGCTGGCCGCAGTCCGAGCCCCGGGCAAGCACGGCTTCGCCCACCTGTAGAACCGGCGCGTCCTCACCCAGCTCCGCACCGACCCGAAGTCGGCGACCGCCCCGGTCAGGGCCCTGCTGGTGCTGACCAACCGTGAACTGGCCACGGCCTCGGTGATGCCGTGGGCGGCACCGCCCTCCAACTTCGCTGGGACTCGGACGCGTCGCCGAACGCACTCGTCACGAACCCCCTTCGCCTTTGCACCGTGGACTCGCTGCACCCAGCCGACGCTACTCACCAGCCCCAGACGTCGTATGTGACATCCGCTCCCACCCGCAGGAGTGATCCGCGCTGTCCCCCTCTCGCAAACGACGGTCTATGAGAGCGGTCTCTACCGGGTCGTCAAGCGCGGTCTCCTTCAGGGCGACTGCGGTCGCCGCAGCCCTTGGAGGAGCAGGTCGATCAATCGGCGGGGGTCGTAGCGGGGGTCGCTGTCGTGCCCGATGCAGAGGTTTCCGATGCCGCGCATCAGTTCGTAGGCGTGCGTGCCGGGATTGATCTCGTCGGCGTCGGCTGCGGCATCGAGCAGTTGCGTGCAGACGGGCACCAGGCGGTCGAGGAAATAGGCGTGGAGTGCGTCGAAGCCGCCGCTGTCCGATTGCAGCGCACCCGCGAGTCCGTGCTTGGTGACCAGGAAGTCGACGAAGAGGTCGACCCATTGGCGGAGCGCCGCGAGCGGGGAGTCGGCACTGGCGAGCAGGTTCGGACCGGCCTCGGCACAGGCCTCGACCTGGTGGCGGTAGACGGCGATGACGAGATCCGCGCGCGTCGGGAAGTGGCGGTAGATCGTTCCCATCCCGACACCCGCTCTGGCCGCGATCTCCCGGATGGGCGCGTCGACGCCGGAGCTGACGAACACCTCGGCGGCGGCTTCGAGCAGCGTCTGCTGGTTGCGCACCGCGTCGGCCCGCTTGCTGCGCGCCGACACCCCCCTGGACTGGCCTGTAGTGGGCACCACGTTCTCCTTCCTGCCGCCATTGACAATACGGAACGCTGTTCCGTATATTAAACGGAACGATGCTCCGCTTAAGGATAGCTGAGAGCAGGGCACCCCTGCCCCCCGTCTCGCCCGCCGCCCGGCTGCATGAGCCGACGCGGCGGAGGCCATCGAAGGGAAAATGCGCGTTATGAGTGAATCGACTTGCATGGCCGACACATTCAGCTCGCCCACCCCAGTCCTCTCGGTCAGTCCGGTCGTACTGCCGACCCCCGGCCGAGCCGTGGACCTTCAAGTGCGCGTCTCCGCCCCGGTAAGCGGGACCGAGCTGCCAGTCATCCTCCTCTCGCACGGCCTCGGCTTCTCGAACAGTCTCTCCTCGCTGAACGGCTATGCCCCCCTCGCCAACTTCTGGGCAGCACACGGCTTTGTCGTCATCCAGCCCACCCACCTGGACTCCAGGACACTGAGCCTGAATCCCGACACCCCCGGCGCTCCCCCGCACTGGCGCTCACGAGCCGATGACATGACGCGCATCCTCGACCAGCTCGACGTGATCGAGGCCGCCGTCCCCCAGCTCGCCGGGCGCCTGGACCGGAGCAAGGTCGCCGTGGCCGGGCACTCGATGGGTGGGCACACCGCGAGCCTGCTCCTGGGCACCCGGCTCACCGATCCCCACGACGGAACGGAAGTGAACCTGGTCGAGCCCCGGATCAAGGCGGGTGTGCTGCTGGCCGCGCCCGGCCGGGGCGGCGACGCCCTCACCGAGTTCACCGTCGAGAACTACTCGTTCTTCCTGACCACGGACTTCTCCGAGATGACCACGCCCGCGCTCGTGGTCGTCGGCGACAAGGACGACTCCGCTTTCCTGACGGTCCAGGGCCCGGACTGGCACGCCGATCCCTACGTCCTGGCCCCGGGCCCCAAGTCCCTGCTCACCCTGTTCGACGCGGAGCACGGGCTCGGCGGGGTCTCCGGATACGACGTCGCCGAGACCACGGACGAGAACCCCGAGCGAGTCGCCGCGATCGGACGGCTCACCTGGGCCTACCTCCGCACCCAGCTGTATCCGGCCGACTCCGCCTGGCAGGCGGCGCGTGACGCACTGACGGCCGACCCCAACCCGCTCGGACGAATCGAATCCAAGTAAAGCCAACACCACTCCCGCGACGCTGCCGGGGCCCGGGGCCGCCGGTCAGCTGACCTCTCTCCCCCCCCCGGTGGGCCTGGGCCCTCTCCGTGATCAAGCCGCCTGGCCGCAGCCGTCCGTGCCGGGCGGACCGTCGCACGATCTCGGCGATGTCCGGGGCGTTGTGGAAGATCACCGCGTTCGCGAGCAGCACGTTGAATTTCGCGGCCCCCTCCTGCTCGAAGGGGTCGTTGTCGGTGATGACACCGCCGTCGCCGGACCCGATCCGCTGGGAGAAGCCGTTGAACGCCTTGGCCTTGTCGGTCGCTGCGGTCAACCGTCGCCGTAGCGGAGCGTCGGAGAGGTAGCGCAGCAACTGGACGGTTCGGATGACGCGGCCGACCTCGCGTAAGGCGGTACAGGTGACGCTCTCGCGGGAGCCCGCGCGCGGGCGACGCAGCAGCAGAGTGGAGGAGATGGCGCCCTCCCGTACGGAGACCGCCACCCGCGTCAGCTGCCGGAACTGGGACTCCATCGGGTCGAAGTCGATGACGTTGCGGCCGCTCTTGCCGAACACGGCATCGATATGGGCGTACTCGGTCTGCTTCGCAGGCCGGTAGAGGCTGAGGTCCTGCCAGTTCCCGGTCCTGGGCATCAGGCCGAAGCCCGGCAGGTGGGCCAGCGCGAAGACCGGGAACGACTGCTCCTGCGTATCCGCGTGCACGGTGCTCGGCTTCAGCTCGGAGGTGTTCTTGAGCAGGCCCTCGATGATGTAGGCGGCCTCTCGTACCCGCACGGGATGACGTGCGTGAACAGCGCCACGTACGTGTCCGAGATGCCGTGGTAGGCGATGCCGCCCGGCTTGCCGTGGCGCATGGTCGTCTCGGACAGCAGGTTGTTTGAGGTAGGTGTCCATGCGCGTGCCGTCCGACGCGACCGTCGAGCCGTCGCTACACGCCTGGGCCACTTGGCATCATCTGCGGCCAGACCGGTGACATCGGCAGCGGGCCTGGACCGAGGTCTCCTCGTCGCTGGAGATCACGTACTCGTCCGGGCCGAGGGGCTCACCCTCGTAGGTGCGGACGTAGAGGTCAAGGATGCGCTGGGCCTTGGCGCGGAAGTCCCGGTCCCGGATGAAGATCCAGGACTGGTACTGCCAGGGCTTGAGCGCGTCCTGGCGAAGCCAGCGGCGCACGGTGGACGCCGAGACGGTGTCGGTGACGCCGCGCGCGGTCAGTTCGGCGGCCAGGTCCGGGCACGACCAGCGCGCCAGCGGCACCCCGGTCTCGGCCGGGAGCTGGCAGGCCAGGACCTCGGCCGTCAGGGCTATGCGGCGGGCGGCAGGAACTGGCGCAGCAGACAGGCCGATCAGCAGAAGTGGATCACAGCGCCATGGGGATCTTACTCATGCGGCTCCCTGGTGGAGTGCGTCCAAAGCGGTGAGTTCGTCCTCGGACAGGCGCAGGGAGCCGACAGCCACGTTCTGGGCGAGGTGGTCGAGGTCGCCGGTGCCGGGGATGGCCAGAACGTGGGAGCCCTGGTGCAGGGTCCACGCCAGCCGGATCTGGGCCGTGCTCACGCCGTGGGCGCGGGCGATGGCGACCACCTGCGAGTTGGTGTCGGTGGTCGCGCCGCCTTCGCGTCCGGTGCCGGCGATCGAATAGAACGGCACGAA
Encoded here:
- a CDS encoding lectin; the encoded protein is MRTPWRHRSLTWLAAAAVLGLASLSPTTVLAAPAPTPVSDDAAPLAVTFNEDFDGPAGSGVNSSRWQLETGDNVNNHERQYYTSGTNNAALDGQGNLVITAKRENPANYNCWYGRCEYTSARLNTAGKFTAQYGRVEARMKLPRGQGIWPAFWMLGNDMGDIGWPDAGEIDIMENVGFEPGTVHGTLHGPGYSGSGGIGASYTLPGGAAFADDFHTFAIDWSPNSIRWSVDGNVYQTRTPADLGGRQWVFNKPFFMILNLAVGGYWPGDPDSSTRFPQQLVVDYVRVSTDDGTGPPTGTRTIRGLGGKCLDVAGASSANGTAVQLYDCNGTAAQQWDVRSDGTIRALGKCLDVTGNSTANGARLQLWDCSAGPNQRWTVTGARDIVNPQADKCMDATGNSSANGTRAQLWTCTGAANQKWTVA
- a CDS encoding VOC family protein; the encoded protein is MSSVWPVLHYDDTKAALRFLVDVLGFEQVVAVPDEYGGIGHAELRWTGGGALVFGSTRHTDSVHGRMRAGTSAVYVVSDDVDAVYRRVVGVGGEVLEAPHETRFGSGAAAYVCTVRDPEGNLWTFGTYPDPSPE
- a CDS encoding GNAT family N-acetyltransferase: MTIVLGTPTVDGVREAMAALREWQYDEAPMQMHAGDIGWNYRFGAAETAAVVRTWSRGGRILAVGMLDSPTLVRMTVAPDAYQDEDLARRLVEDFSLPERGVLPEGAVSVEAPLGLLVHDLLSKEGWGVDEPWTPLYRGLTQPVEDPGVRIKPIGPEQAQDLADVLRSAFNTSRPTREYWHAMSAGPFYADARCLGAYDDQGSVAAVVTVWSAGPGKPGLVEPMGVHEDLRGRGYGRAITLAGAAALQEMGSSSVRVCTPSSNVGGVATYKAAGFEVWPEVRDRIRTA
- a CDS encoding TetR/AcrR family transcriptional regulator, with protein sequence MPTTGQSRGVSARSKRADAVRNQQTLLEAAAEVFVSSGVDAPIREIAARAGVGMGTIYRHFPTRADLVIAVYRHQVEACAEAGPNLLASADSPLAALRQWVDLFVDFLVTKHGLAGALQSDSGGFDALHAYFLDRLVPVCTQLLDAAADADEINPGTHAYELMRGIGNLCIGHDSDPRYDPRRLIDLLLQGLRRPQSP
- a CDS encoding alpha/beta hydrolase family protein, which codes for MSESTCMADTFSSPTPVLSVSPVVLPTPGRAVDLQVRVSAPVSGTELPVILLSHGLGFSNSLSSLNGYAPLANFWAAHGFVVIQPTHLDSRTLSLNPDTPGAPPHWRSRADDMTRILDQLDVIEAAVPQLAGRLDRSKVAVAGHSMGGHTASLLLGTRLTDPHDGTEVNLVEPRIKAGVLLAAPGRGGDALTEFTVENYSFFLTTDFSEMTTPALVVVGDKDDSAFLTVQGPDWHADPYVLAPGPKSLLTLFDAEHGLGGVSGYDVAETTDENPERVAAIGRLTWAYLRTQLYPADSAWQAARDALTADPNPLGRIESK
- a CDS encoding Tn3 family transposase, which codes for MAQACSDGSTVASDGTRMDTYLKQPAVRDDHAPRQAGRHRLPRHLGHVRGAVHARHPVRVREAAYIIEGLLKNTSELKPSTVHADTQEQSFPVFALAHLPGFGLMPRTGNWQDLSLYRPAKQTEYAHIDAVFGKSGRNVIDFDPMESQFRQLTRVAVSVREGAISSTLLLRRPRAGSRESVTCTALREVGRVIRTVQLLRYLSDAPLRRRLTAATDKAKAFNGFSQRIGSGDGGVITDNDPFEQEGAAKFNVLLANAVIFHNAPDIAEIVRRSARHGRLRPGGLITERAQAHRGGERGQLTGGPGPRQRRGSGVGFTWIRFVRAGWGRPSVRHAPPARRSRPDTAGCGGRPR